The DNA region TGATTAAACAAATCTAACGATTACCGTTCAGTTATAAggtgtaataaaattataaaattagccTGAAAGTATGAAGTATAGATGtcagaaaatttttacaaaacaaatttttttaaataaaaataatttacagaAATTTACACGGTCTTTCGATTCCCAggctatttatatttaacttaGTTACTAATTAAACCGTATGTTTTTTCTATAGAATTCATAAGTGTCATATTTAACGCCTATGTAAAAATTAGGGAAGCCAAAGAGTTTGATATgtattcaagaaaaataatgcaaaAACTCGATGTGACATGATAAATCTCGACAAGCAATTAAGCATGTCGCTGTAATTCCCTAATTCTCATAATAATCAAACCTATGCTGCCATTGTCCTTGTACGAGCTATTGTCTTAGCTGCACGTCGTACTTTTGTGCCACCCGTGCAAATATGCCTCTTTGTTCTTTATAATCAGCCGTTACACGTCTTTCAGTCCGAGTTCGCATTAAACCGCTTAAATGGCAGGGTGGTCTGAATCTTTGCCTATTAGAAAGTCAGGATAAAATTTGCTTTTTAGCGATATCTGGTAACTTAtgtattcgatataaaaaataaaacatcaaatcaatcaaattaaaatgttcatcatcgattgaaaaaatatttactggttaataataataaatagcaTCAATTAAAGGATCCTCTAAAGATTTCCATGAGCATGTATTTCTTACCAAAAATAGAAAGCcattttatacttatttatcaCATCGTGTTTGGAAAATAACTGCCCCCTAAAATCTCGCATCGGTGGTCCTCGACATTTCCTGAAGAGGTTTTCAAAGGA from Vespa velutina chromosome 3, iVesVel2.1, whole genome shotgun sequence includes:
- the LOC124947418 gene encoding uncharacterized protein LOC124947418, coding for MKSRTSKRDIFTHSKSRELSPLRKHLHPRSFENLFRKCRGPPMRDFRGQLFSKHDVINKYKMAFYFWQRFRPPCHLSGLMRTRTERRVTADYKEQRGIFARVAQKYDVQLRQ